One Myxococcus xanthus genomic window carries:
- a CDS encoding YHS domain-containing protein, translating to MKNAQGQGQHLDPVCGKTLDTPEGRPTAEYKKRRYFFCSERCRHAFERQAERFRFNELARVGALMTPGRVRWGIA from the coding sequence ATGAAGAACGCGCAGGGACAAGGACAGCACTTGGACCCCGTATGTGGGAAGACCTTGGACACACCCGAGGGCCGTCCCACCGCCGAGTACAAGAAGCGCCGTTACTTCTTCTGCTCGGAGCGGTGCCGCCATGCCTTCGAAAGGCAGGCGGAGCGCTTCCGCTTCAACGAACTGGCCCGCGTCGGCGCGCTGATGACGCCGGGCCGCGTCCGCTGGGGCATCGCCTGA
- the recJ gene encoding single-stranded-DNA-specific exonuclease RecJ — MRWLLPDVVEQEVASLAGELSLHPLAAKVLLHRGYRTPESASAFLSDRLADLPDPFRMKGMPGAVDRIIRAIRSREKVTLYGDYDVDGVCSTSLLYLFMKELGAPPATYIPHRLDEGYGLNVGAVERIAAEGTRVLVTLDCGITSVAEITRAKELGLDVLVVDHHTVPPTLPPAVAVLNPHQPGCEYPTKALCAAGVAFNFCMGIRKRLRDEGFFATRKEPNLRSMMDLVALATVADVVPLTGANRILVTHGLQELSAGRRPGVRALKEVAGMDPDASVTAGQVGFRLGPRINAAGRLHDASLGLQLLCSESPETARSLAAVLDRANAERQGIESSILTQALAQAESLKDARGLVLYDEGWHPGVIGIVASRVVERFYRPTVMVGVKDGVGKGSARSIEAFHLHDALSGCAELLTRFGGHKHAAGLTIDAERLPAFREAFEKIAYQRLTPEDLIPRCRVDAVVNPNELDAHAVESLQRLGPFGQGNPEPVLVLRRQVARPRVLQPKSGTGSGHLKLALADAPELDAIGFNMADRATLVDGPVDLAFQAGFDTFRGQRKLSLRLKDLRVAA, encoded by the coding sequence GTGCGGTGGTTGCTTCCAGATGTGGTCGAGCAGGAAGTGGCGTCCCTCGCGGGGGAGTTGTCACTGCACCCGCTCGCGGCGAAGGTGCTCCTGCACCGTGGCTACCGCACCCCCGAGTCCGCGTCGGCGTTCCTGTCGGACCGGTTGGCGGACCTGCCGGACCCGTTCCGCATGAAGGGGATGCCGGGAGCGGTGGACCGCATCATCCGGGCGATTCGTTCGCGGGAGAAGGTGACGCTCTACGGTGACTACGACGTGGACGGCGTCTGCTCCACGTCGCTGCTGTACCTCTTCATGAAGGAGCTGGGCGCGCCGCCCGCGACGTACATCCCCCACCGGCTGGACGAAGGCTACGGCCTCAACGTCGGCGCGGTGGAGCGCATCGCCGCGGAGGGCACGCGGGTGCTGGTGACGCTGGACTGCGGCATCACCTCGGTGGCGGAAATCACCCGCGCCAAGGAGCTGGGCCTGGACGTGCTGGTGGTGGACCACCACACCGTGCCGCCCACGCTGCCGCCCGCGGTGGCGGTGCTCAACCCGCACCAGCCTGGCTGCGAGTACCCGACGAAGGCGCTGTGCGCCGCGGGCGTGGCCTTCAACTTCTGCATGGGCATCCGCAAGCGCCTGCGCGACGAGGGCTTCTTCGCCACCCGGAAGGAGCCCAACCTCCGGTCCATGATGGACCTGGTGGCGCTGGCCACGGTGGCGGACGTGGTGCCGCTCACCGGCGCCAACCGCATCCTGGTGACGCATGGCCTCCAGGAGCTGAGCGCGGGCCGCCGGCCGGGCGTGCGGGCCTTGAAGGAAGTGGCGGGCATGGACCCGGACGCCTCCGTCACCGCGGGTCAGGTGGGTTTCCGCCTGGGGCCCCGCATCAACGCGGCGGGCCGGCTGCATGACGCCTCGCTGGGACTTCAGCTGCTGTGCTCGGAGTCACCGGAGACGGCGCGCTCACTGGCCGCGGTGTTGGACAGGGCCAACGCGGAGCGCCAGGGCATCGAGAGCAGCATCCTCACGCAGGCGCTGGCCCAGGCGGAGTCGCTGAAGGACGCGCGCGGCCTGGTGCTGTACGACGAAGGCTGGCACCCGGGCGTCATCGGCATCGTCGCCTCGCGCGTGGTGGAGCGCTTCTACCGGCCCACCGTCATGGTGGGGGTGAAGGACGGCGTGGGGAAGGGCTCGGCGCGCAGCATCGAGGCCTTCCACCTTCATGACGCGCTCAGTGGCTGCGCGGAGCTGCTGACGCGCTTCGGCGGTCACAAGCACGCCGCCGGGCTCACCATCGACGCGGAGCGGCTGCCCGCCTTCCGGGAGGCCTTTGAGAAGATTGCCTACCAGCGCCTCACGCCGGAGGACCTCATCCCCCGGTGCCGCGTGGACGCGGTGGTGAATCCCAACGAGTTGGACGCTCATGCCGTTGAGTCGCTCCAGCGGCTGGGCCCCTTCGGGCAGGGCAATCCGGAGCCCGTGCTGGTGCTGCGCCGGCAAGTGGCTCGCCCGCGCGTGCTGCAGCCCAAGTCCGGCACGGGCAGCGGCCATCTCAAGCTCGCCCTGGCGGACGCACCGGAGCTGGACGCCATCGGCTTCAACATGGCGGACCGGGCCACGCTGGTGGATGGCCCGGTGGACCTGGCGTTTCAGGCCGGCTTCGACACGTTCCGAGGCCAGCGCAAGCTGTCTCTGCGGCTCAAGGACCTGCGCGTGGCCGCCTAG
- the secF gene encoding protein translocase subunit SecF — translation MQIFKNKTNIDFISKRKPALFISTLLNLAIIVGIAAFGFNFGVDFAGGTVVEVKFDHPITAEEVRERADKGGLPDVSVQNIGAAEENTFLLRMGGVTQLNEESGAKGKEALEALGGVRNVYSDLPNGIIRFRAAQPMDSDAVKKAVESAGIGVQEVRDLGEAQGGTGYDYQVVASGMADRVFAALNAGLEKPDFEQRRVDYVGPQVGKQLRNRGIMALLYSMVAILIYVAFRFDFKFGPGALLSMVHDVIMVAGYYLVSRREFNLTAIAALLTVVGYSVNDTIVIYDRIREDMAKYKGKPFAEVINIAINDTLGRTILTSGTTALSLIGLLIFGVGEIFDFAMAMLVGIVVGVYSTIYIASPLTIWLDERAAAKDARLRASGNVDHQQPNAA, via the coding sequence ATGCAGATTTTCAAGAACAAGACGAACATCGACTTCATCAGCAAGCGCAAGCCCGCGCTGTTTATCTCCACGCTGCTGAACCTGGCGATCATCGTCGGCATCGCCGCCTTCGGCTTCAACTTCGGCGTGGACTTCGCAGGTGGCACGGTGGTGGAGGTGAAGTTCGACCACCCCATCACCGCCGAGGAGGTCCGTGAGCGCGCGGACAAGGGCGGCCTGCCAGACGTCAGCGTGCAGAACATCGGCGCGGCGGAGGAGAACACCTTCCTGCTCCGCATGGGCGGCGTCACGCAGCTCAACGAGGAGAGCGGTGCCAAGGGCAAGGAGGCCCTGGAGGCGCTGGGGGGCGTGCGCAACGTCTACTCGGATCTGCCCAACGGCATCATCCGCTTCCGCGCGGCGCAGCCCATGGACTCCGACGCCGTCAAGAAGGCGGTGGAGTCGGCGGGCATCGGCGTGCAGGAAGTGCGTGACCTGGGCGAGGCCCAGGGCGGCACGGGCTACGACTACCAGGTGGTGGCCAGCGGCATGGCGGACCGCGTGTTCGCCGCGCTCAACGCCGGACTGGAGAAGCCGGACTTCGAGCAGCGCCGCGTGGACTACGTCGGTCCACAGGTGGGCAAGCAGCTGCGCAACCGCGGCATCATGGCGCTGCTGTACTCGATGGTCGCCATCCTCATCTACGTGGCGTTCCGGTTCGACTTCAAGTTCGGTCCGGGCGCGCTCTTGTCCATGGTCCATGACGTCATCATGGTGGCGGGCTACTACCTGGTGAGCCGGCGCGAGTTCAACCTGACGGCCATCGCGGCGCTGCTGACGGTGGTCGGCTACTCCGTCAACGACACCATCGTCATCTACGACCGCATCCGCGAGGACATGGCCAAGTACAAGGGCAAGCCCTTCGCGGAGGTCATCAACATCGCCATCAACGACACGCTGGGCCGCACCATCCTCACGTCCGGCACCACGGCGCTGTCGCTCATCGGTCTGCTCATCTTCGGCGTGGGCGAAATCTTCGACTTCGCCATGGCGATGCTGGTGGGCATCGTGGTCGGTGTGTACTCGACCATCTACATCGCCAGCCCGCTGACCATCTGGCTGGACGAGCGCGCCGCGGCGAAGGACGCCCGTCTGCGCGCCAGCGGCAACGTGGACCACCAGCAGCCGAACGCCGCGTGA
- the secD gene encoding protein translocase subunit SecD: MDRGWWWKFGLIVAVTLGCIWFLIPTYYSLVVLDREQRNNLAVLEERMPAWAPPAKYRLNLGLDLQGGIHMVMRVDTKTALQKRTERRAQQIVNYVNDKKLGEVSADTDPEKLEVTLTAKDPGTMDAIQKEVLATFTDFKEVSRSGASLTLVQDESQANVFRTEAVDQAMLVIRRRIDKWGVAEVDVRKLGADSIQISLPGRSNPEQAKELVGTTAQLEFRMVDDSNPQFFAQLLQATPPPAGSEITLTTEGGFPQLQAPTREAITEYTKDKVPENRVVLTECIANPVKKNECTSYRSYLLDKNVPLTGESLASADANISQLNEPEVNISFDPAGAREFERLTEQGVGRRMAIVLDENVQTAPNINEKISGGSARITMGRMGGRTFEEWLGEAQTLALVLKAGALPAPVTVGEIRQVGASLGDELIRKGGMAAVLGLGLVILFMAIYYRASGLIADLALVLNGLLILAGLAFFNATLTLPGIAGFVLTLGVAVDANVLINERIREELGHGKSARAAVDQGYDRAFWTIFDSHVTALISAFILFFTGTGPVRGFATTLIIGLLASLFTSITVTRVIMTYFVHGRNAKVVSV; the protein is encoded by the coding sequence ATGGACCGCGGCTGGTGGTGGAAGTTCGGACTCATCGTCGCGGTGACGCTGGGCTGCATCTGGTTCCTCATCCCGACCTACTACTCGCTCGTCGTTCTCGACCGGGAGCAGCGCAACAACCTGGCCGTGCTCGAGGAGCGGATGCCCGCCTGGGCGCCTCCCGCGAAGTACCGCCTGAACCTGGGGCTGGACCTCCAGGGCGGCATCCACATGGTGATGCGGGTGGACACCAAGACGGCGCTCCAGAAGCGGACCGAGCGCCGCGCGCAGCAGATTGTCAATTACGTCAATGACAAGAAGCTGGGCGAGGTGTCGGCGGACACGGACCCGGAGAAGCTCGAGGTCACCCTGACGGCGAAGGACCCGGGGACCATGGACGCCATCCAGAAGGAGGTCCTGGCCACCTTCACTGACTTCAAGGAAGTCAGCCGCAGCGGCGCCTCGCTGACGCTGGTGCAGGACGAGAGTCAGGCCAACGTCTTCCGGACCGAAGCGGTGGACCAGGCGATGCTCGTCATCCGCCGCCGCATCGACAAGTGGGGCGTGGCGGAAGTGGATGTGCGCAAGCTGGGCGCCGACTCCATCCAGATTTCGCTGCCGGGCCGCAGCAACCCGGAGCAGGCGAAGGAGCTGGTGGGGACCACCGCGCAGCTCGAGTTCCGGATGGTGGATGACTCCAACCCGCAGTTCTTCGCGCAGCTGCTCCAGGCCACCCCGCCGCCGGCTGGCAGCGAAATCACGCTGACGACGGAGGGCGGCTTCCCGCAGCTCCAGGCCCCCACGCGTGAGGCCATCACCGAGTACACGAAGGACAAGGTGCCGGAGAACCGGGTGGTGCTCACCGAGTGCATCGCCAACCCGGTGAAGAAGAACGAGTGCACCTCGTACCGCTCCTACCTGCTGGACAAGAACGTGCCGCTGACCGGCGAGAGCCTGGCGAGCGCGGACGCGAACATCAGCCAGCTCAACGAGCCGGAGGTGAACATCTCCTTCGACCCCGCGGGCGCGCGCGAGTTCGAGCGGCTGACCGAGCAGGGCGTGGGCCGCCGCATGGCCATCGTGCTGGACGAGAACGTCCAGACGGCGCCGAACATCAACGAGAAGATCAGCGGCGGTTCGGCCCGCATCACCATGGGCCGCATGGGTGGCCGCACCTTCGAGGAGTGGCTGGGCGAGGCCCAGACGCTGGCGCTGGTGCTCAAGGCCGGCGCGCTGCCTGCCCCTGTGACGGTGGGTGAGATTCGTCAGGTTGGCGCCAGCCTGGGTGACGAGCTCATCCGGAAGGGTGGCATGGCGGCGGTGCTGGGCCTGGGCCTGGTCATCCTCTTCATGGCCATCTACTACAGGGCCTCCGGCCTCATCGCGGACCTCGCGCTGGTGCTCAACGGCCTGCTCATCCTGGCGGGACTGGCCTTCTTCAACGCCACGCTGACGCTGCCGGGCATCGCCGGCTTCGTGCTGACGCTGGGGGTGGCGGTGGATGCCAACGTGCTCATCAACGAGCGCATCCGCGAGGAGCTGGGGCATGGCAAGTCGGCCCGGGCGGCGGTGGACCAGGGCTACGACCGGGCCTTCTGGACCATCTTCGACTCGCACGTGACGGCGCTCATCTCCGCCTTCATCCTGTTCTTCACGGGAACCGGACCGGTGCGAGGCTTCGCCACCACGCTCATCATCGGCCTGCTGGCGTCGCTGTTCACGTCCATCACGGTGACGCGAGTCATCATGACCTACTTCGTCCACGGTCGTAACGCGAAGGTCGTCTCCGTCTGA
- the yajC gene encoding preprotein translocase subunit YajC, with the protein MAESFLILAQAGGGNPLGTLGFLVILVGIMYFVMIRPQQKQLKEHRALLSALKKGDEVVTSGGILGKIHLVDERTVTLEVSSGVRIRVLKTAVSAKGAVAEGTPAAPATAAGEKKEEK; encoded by the coding sequence GTGGCTGAGAGCTTTCTGATTCTGGCGCAGGCCGGTGGTGGCAATCCCCTGGGCACCCTGGGCTTCCTGGTCATCCTGGTGGGCATCATGTACTTCGTGATGATCCGCCCGCAGCAGAAGCAGTTGAAGGAGCACCGTGCGCTCCTCTCCGCGCTGAAGAAGGGTGATGAGGTCGTCACTTCCGGGGGCATCCTCGGGAAGATCCATCTCGTGGATGAGCGCACCGTGACGCTGGAGGTCTCCAGCGGCGTGCGCATCCGCGTGCTCAAGACGGCCGTCAGCGCCAAGGGCGCGGTGGCGGAAGGCACGCCCGCGGCCCCCGCGACGGCGGCCGGAGAGAAGAAGGAGGAGAAGTGA
- the tgt gene encoding tRNA guanosine(34) transglycosylase Tgt yields MGEQQEAKQSGGKGDTRVEPGMVRFELLHEDTSGTKARRGRLHTPHGPVETPIFMPVGTVGSVKGVGPDDLLTLDAQIILGNTYHLMLRPGEALVGEMGGLHRFVSWNRPMLTDSGGFQVFSLSEKRKITEEGAAFQSHLDGSRHFLTPERSIDIQETLGADVIMAFDECPPSTENRAYLEASLARTTRWLHRCVKAWSRERSSLFGIVQGGLHEDLRKRHAEEVCAVDLPGYALGGYSVGEAPEAMHDGVAYSAPLLPRDKPRYLMGVGTPVDLVTCVEHGVDMFDCVLPTRCARNGLLFTSEGKVVIRNAAYARDNRPVDPACSCYTCRNFSRAYLRHLFAAQELLAMRLNTIHNLHYFLGLMAEVRRAVAEDRFATFAREFRARAKAQEAERTRGR; encoded by the coding sequence ATGGGCGAGCAGCAGGAAGCGAAGCAGTCAGGTGGCAAGGGCGATACCCGCGTGGAGCCGGGGATGGTCCGCTTCGAGCTCCTTCACGAGGACACGTCGGGAACGAAGGCCCGCCGGGGGCGTCTGCACACGCCGCACGGCCCCGTGGAGACACCCATCTTCATGCCCGTGGGCACCGTGGGCAGCGTCAAGGGCGTGGGGCCGGACGACCTGCTCACGCTGGACGCGCAGATCATCCTCGGCAACACCTACCACCTGATGCTGCGCCCCGGCGAAGCGCTGGTGGGGGAGATGGGCGGCCTGCACCGCTTCGTGTCGTGGAACCGGCCCATGCTCACCGACAGCGGCGGGTTCCAGGTGTTCAGCCTGTCCGAGAAGCGCAAAATCACCGAGGAGGGCGCCGCCTTCCAGTCGCACCTGGACGGCTCGCGGCACTTCCTCACGCCCGAGCGCTCCATCGACATCCAGGAGACGCTGGGCGCCGACGTCATCATGGCCTTCGACGAGTGCCCGCCCTCCACCGAGAACAGGGCCTACCTGGAGGCGTCGCTGGCCCGCACCACCCGCTGGCTGCACCGGTGCGTGAAGGCCTGGAGCCGGGAGCGCTCGTCGCTCTTCGGCATCGTCCAGGGCGGCCTGCACGAGGATTTGCGCAAGCGCCACGCCGAGGAGGTGTGCGCGGTGGACCTGCCCGGCTACGCGCTGGGCGGCTACTCCGTGGGCGAGGCTCCGGAGGCCATGCATGACGGCGTGGCCTACTCCGCGCCCCTGCTGCCCCGCGACAAGCCGCGCTACCTGATGGGCGTGGGCACGCCCGTGGACCTGGTCACCTGCGTGGAGCACGGGGTGGACATGTTCGACTGCGTCCTGCCCACCCGGTGCGCGCGCAACGGCCTGCTCTTCACCTCGGAGGGCAAGGTCGTCATCCGGAACGCGGCCTACGCCAGGGACAACCGGCCGGTGGACCCTGCTTGCTCCTGCTACACCTGCCGCAATTTCAGCAGGGCCTACCTCCGGCACCTCTTCGCCGCCCAGGAACTGTTGGCCATGCGGCTCAACACGATTCACAACCTCCACTACTTCCTGGGACTGATGGCAGAAGTCCGGCGCGCGGTGGCAGAGGACCGGTTCGCCACTTTTGCCCGGGAATTCCGTGCCCGTGCCAAGGCGCAGGAGGCCGAACGGACCCGCGGTCGCTGA
- the queA gene encoding tRNA preQ1(34) S-adenosylmethionine ribosyltransferase-isomerase QueA, whose amino-acid sequence MSSRLSDYDFALPESQIAQAPLAERDASRLMTISRSSGTWSHRRFADLQELLRPGDLLVLNDARVIPARLLGQKAGTGGRVELLVVRPAAQNTLTSAALGAAPESLDWVCLGQASKGLKPGQRVMFASGLEAEIQEALGGGEYRVRFHAPPGASLAALLDAAGRLPLPPYITREPDAADAERYQTVYARASGAVAAPTAGLHFTQETLAALAARGVHRALVTLDVGPGTFLPVREDDLDKHHMHPERYTVPEATAKAINAARAEGRRVVAVGTTVVRTLESATDPETGRLRAGPGETTLFIRPGFAFRQVDLLLTNFHLPRSTLVVLVSALLGRERTLEAYAEAVRAGYRFFSYGDAMLVSE is encoded by the coding sequence GTGTCGTCCCGTCTCTCTGATTACGACTTCGCGCTGCCCGAATCCCAGATCGCCCAGGCTCCCCTGGCCGAGCGGGACGCGTCGCGCTTGATGACCATCAGCCGCTCCAGCGGCACCTGGTCGCACCGCCGGTTCGCCGACCTCCAGGAGCTCCTGCGCCCCGGAGACCTGCTCGTCCTCAACGACGCCCGCGTCATTCCCGCGCGTCTGCTGGGCCAGAAGGCCGGCACTGGTGGCCGCGTGGAGCTGCTCGTCGTGCGCCCGGCCGCCCAGAACACGCTGACCTCGGCGGCGCTCGGGGCGGCCCCCGAGTCGCTCGACTGGGTCTGTCTGGGGCAGGCCTCCAAGGGGCTCAAGCCCGGGCAGCGCGTGATGTTCGCCAGCGGCCTGGAGGCCGAAATCCAGGAGGCGCTGGGAGGAGGGGAGTACCGCGTGCGGTTCCACGCACCCCCGGGCGCCTCGCTGGCCGCGCTGTTGGACGCGGCGGGCCGCCTGCCGCTGCCGCCCTACATCACCCGGGAGCCGGACGCCGCGGACGCGGAGCGCTACCAGACCGTGTACGCACGCGCCTCCGGAGCCGTGGCCGCGCCCACCGCGGGCCTGCACTTCACCCAGGAGACCCTGGCCGCCCTGGCTGCGCGTGGCGTGCACCGGGCGCTGGTGACGCTGGACGTGGGGCCAGGCACCTTCCTGCCGGTGCGTGAGGACGACCTGGACAAGCACCACATGCACCCGGAGCGCTACACCGTCCCGGAGGCCACTGCGAAGGCCATCAACGCGGCGCGCGCGGAAGGCCGGCGCGTGGTGGCGGTGGGGACCACCGTGGTGCGCACCCTGGAGTCCGCCACCGACCCGGAGACGGGGCGGCTGCGCGCGGGCCCCGGCGAGACGACCCTCTTCATCCGTCCCGGGTTCGCCTTCCGTCAGGTGGACCTGCTGCTCACCAACTTCCACCTGCCGCGTTCGACGCTGGTGGTGCTGGTGAGCGCGCTGCTCGGACGCGAGCGCACGCTGGAGGCCTACGCGGAGGCGGTCCGCGCGGGCTACCGATTCTTCAGTTACGGCGACGCCATGCTGGTGTCGGAGTGA
- a CDS encoding SpoIID/LytB domain-containing protein, protein MLRPVALILLLLVPSGVLAVETLRISIEDAGSEVRISGRGLASGPDSEEATFAPITSGQANVRRKGGRIEVNGTPVEGDSVRFRAGMSEASAAPGTEPLKAGAAQVRGDVVVRLHRSGLQLINVIPLEDYLAAVLGSEMPVSFPPEALKAQAVAARTYALQKKLDAYSNAFHLGSSVLHQVYGGVNREDPRTKAAVEATRGQVLTYELAPIEAYFHASCGGRTESGLDALQRDLPYLQPVDCPCGKLPASRWTATLSDADIKAALRHPAQGLKVAARTRTRRVTRVTLADGASMDGVELRRKLGYTRLKSLDFEVERTERGYVFTGRGYGHGAGLCQWGAKALADKGREYREILSHYYPGAELQQLY, encoded by the coding sequence ATGTTGCGACCTGTTGCACTCATCCTGCTCCTGCTGGTCCCTTCGGGCGTGCTCGCCGTGGAGACCCTGCGCATCTCCATCGAGGACGCGGGCAGTGAGGTGCGCATCAGCGGCCGGGGGCTGGCCTCCGGTCCCGACAGCGAGGAGGCCACTTTCGCCCCCATCACCTCGGGACAGGCGAACGTCCGCCGCAAGGGGGGCCGCATCGAGGTCAACGGCACGCCCGTGGAGGGCGACTCCGTCCGCTTCCGCGCTGGCATGTCGGAGGCCTCGGCCGCGCCTGGCACCGAGCCGCTCAAGGCGGGCGCGGCGCAGGTCCGCGGCGATGTGGTGGTGCGCCTGCACCGCAGTGGGCTGCAGCTCATCAACGTCATTCCCTTGGAGGACTACCTCGCCGCCGTGCTGGGCAGCGAGATGCCCGTGTCGTTTCCCCCGGAGGCCCTCAAGGCCCAGGCGGTGGCTGCCCGGACGTATGCGCTCCAGAAGAAGCTGGATGCCTACAGCAACGCGTTCCACCTGGGCAGCAGCGTGCTCCATCAAGTCTATGGCGGCGTCAACCGCGAGGACCCTCGCACCAAGGCCGCCGTCGAGGCCACGCGGGGACAGGTGCTCACGTACGAGCTGGCGCCCATCGAGGCGTACTTCCATGCCTCCTGTGGCGGCCGGACGGAGTCGGGGCTCGATGCCTTGCAGCGCGACCTGCCGTACCTCCAGCCCGTCGACTGCCCCTGCGGAAAGCTCCCCGCCAGCCGGTGGACGGCGACGCTCTCCGACGCGGACATCAAGGCGGCGCTCCGCCACCCGGCCCAGGGGCTCAAGGTGGCGGCCCGCACGCGGACGCGCCGGGTGACGCGCGTCACCCTGGCGGACGGCGCCTCCATGGACGGCGTGGAGTTGCGCCGCAAGCTTGGCTACACCCGGCTCAAGAGCCTGGACTTCGAGGTGGAACGCACCGAGCGCGGTTACGTGTTCACCGGTCGCGGCTATGGCCACGGGGCGGGCCTGTGTCAGTGGGGCGCCAAGGCGCTCGCCGACAAAGGCCGGGAGTACCGGGAGATCCTCTCCCACTACTACCCCGGGGCCGAGCTGCAGCAGCTCTACTGA